The sequence AAAAAATAACAATTATTAAGATAAAACAAACAATTAAAAACCCTTATTCCCAACATATATACAATAATTTCATCATGATAATAATTTCTATTAACCAAACTTTAACATATTTATTTTCATTTTACCCATAAAAAAGCCCGGATCTCACCCCGGGCCGCTAGCAATAGCAAATTTACAAGGATTAAAAAATAAAAAATATGCTAGTTTATATTTTCAAAATAATGGATCATACCCACTTCTGGCAGATGGTGCTGATCTTCATTAAAATCAGCTTCCTGATTACTCGTACTTTCTAAAAAAGAATTACTGAATAAAGCATATGAAGGTTGCTGTGCCCATCCGTTTTTCAACAGCTGATGCGCCTCCACGATTGGCTTCCCATACAATTTTCTGAAACTTCCTATATTATACTGTGAAAATGCTCCATAATGGACAATAAATTTCAGAGATAAATCTATAGTAGTACTTAAGCTTTTACTCAATTCTTTTATTTTTCTGTTGAATGCATTACGCATTTTCCAAAGCATTCCTGAAATATTCTGATAAGACGGATTTTCATCATATCGATAAAATAAAATGGCATCTCCTTCAATTTCAGAAATTTCAAAATACTGATCATTCACATCAATCAGCGTAGAAAGTAGTTGTCTTACAATATATTCTCCTGTATAAAGTTTGGTATTGAACACAAATTCGGTAAATCCGCTGAAATCCGGAATTAAAATGATTCCCTCCTGTATATTTGTATCCTTCATAATAGTTTTGGATTAAAAACCTGCTGCATCATAATAGACGAAGCAGGTTCAATTTTACTTTATTGCCATCCGCCACCTACGGAGCGATACAGCGCAGTGATTGCGTTCAATCGCTGAGCTTTCAGAGAAGCCAGTTCCAATTCAGCATTAAGCTTATTGGTCTGTGTCATAATGACCTCTACATAGGTTGCTGAGTTGTATTTGAATAACAAATCCGCTTTCTTTACAGCTTCATTAGACTTCACTACCAATCCTTCAGCAATTTTCTGTTGTTCTTCCAGCTTTTGAATCTGTACCAGTGCATCAGAGACCTCTCCTACTGCCTTCAACACAGCTTGTTTAAAACCTATTTCAGCCTGATCTGCCAATACTTTAGACTGTTCATACTGCGTTTTCAGCTGTTTTCCATTCAAAATAGGCTGGGCAATGGCTCCGGCAGCCATTCCGAAAAGAGATCCTGGAATACTAAACCAATGACTAACTTGGAAAGCATTTACACCGCCCTGAGCCGTAATATTCAATGACGGATACATGCTCATTTTGGCCACATGAATTGCCGCGGCACTCTTCCTCACTTCCAACTCAGCAGTTTTTATATCTGGCCTATAGCTTAATAATTCTGAGGGAACTCCCGCAGAAATATGATCCGGAGATTGGACATTATTCAGACTTGCATTTCTTTCGATTTTCTCAGGCATAGAACCCGTTAATAAACTCAAAGCATTTTCCTG is a genomic window of Chryseobacterium nakagawai containing:
- a CDS encoding DUF2652 domain-containing protein; this translates as MKDTNIQEGIILIPDFSGFTEFVFNTKLYTGEYIVRQLLSTLIDVNDQYFEISEIEGDAILFYRYDENPSYQNISGMLWKMRNAFNRKIKELSKSLSTTIDLSLKFIVHYGAFSQYNIGSFRKLYGKPIVEAHQLLKNGWAQQPSYALFSNSFLESTSNQEADFNEDQHHLPEVGMIHYFENIN